A region of the Patescibacteria group bacterium genome:
TGGCTTCCGTATAACGCATAGCGGCCGCGTTGTCTCCGTCCATGGACCCGAAATTTCCCTGTCCGCGCACCAAAGGATAACGCATGGAAAAATCCTGGGCCATGCGGACCATTGAATCATAAACGGCCGAATCGCCATGGGGATGATATTTGCCAAGAACTTCACCGACAACGGTTGCCGACTTTCTAAATTTAGCCCCGGCCCGAAGGCCGATGCTCCACATGGCGTATAAAATTCTCCTGTGCACCGGCTTTAAGCCGTCCCGGACATCAGGCAGAGCCCGGCTTACAATTACGCTCATGGCGTAATCCAGGTAAGAAACGCTCATCTCTTCCACAATTGCCTGTGGCTCCACCAAACCATACTCTGTTCTTCTGCGGCTGTCTACCACTTGCGATTTTATGGTTTTATCGCCTTCTTTCCCCGCCGCCTCAACAACTTCTTTGCCCGGCTGTTCTTTGTCTGTTTCACCTTCTTTCTCCGGCAATTTGGAAACAGATTTCTTAGTTTCTTCTTCCCCGGCTTTCTTCACAATTTTTTCCTTATCAACTTTTTTCGCCGCCTTAACCAACCTTTCGGATTTTACCTTCTCTTTCCGCTTAGGCAATTTGCTTTTTTGCTTGCCCCGCAAAGCTCCGCCTGCCGGCGAGGCAAGCTTGGCGTCGTGGGGTTTTTTTGCTTTTGCGCTTTTGTGCTTAACCGCCATATTCAAATCATTATTTATTATTTTCTATCTCCTCCTCTAATTCTTTTAACCTGTTTTTTAATTCCTCAAGATTTTCCTCTTTTATTTCCGCCTCGGGCGAAGAAAAATCGGCATTTTTATTCGGCAATAAATTGCTCTCATCTAAATTATTTTCAGTAGAAGTGGAAATATTATCTATAACGCTTACTTGTTTTAATTCTTCAAGCCCCTTTTTTATCTGCTCTATCGTCTGGCCAAAGTCGCCGGTAAGCTTATCCCATTCAAATTGCCGGTAATTGTTTCTCGCTTCCTTCGCCCCCCTAAAAACGCTTCTCATATTCAGAACCCAACCGGCAAAAATTAAAACCATAAAAAAACTTACTCCCGCCCACATCATTAATTTTTTATCCCGTTCAATCTTTTCATCTTGGAAAAGACGGGGTTTTCCGATTTCCCTTTTTACCGGCTTTTCCGATTTTTCTCTTGACTCAATTTTTTCTTGAGCGCGGCCGATTTCCCTTTCGGCTTTGGCTTTGGGAGTTTTTTGAACCTTTACTTTTAACTTAATTTTTTTTACCCTATCCGCCATATAACAAAACAATAAAAACCACTCGACTGCAGAGTGAAATTATGCTTCTATTGTAGCAAGAATAATAAAAAAAGTAAACCCCGCAGAAATGAACATTAATGCGAAATTAACTCAAAAATATAATTATAACTTAATAAAATAAGGGGCGGTTTTCTTGGCGGGGCAAACCTCTTGGCAAGTTTACACTAAAAATTAAAATTTACTAAATAAAAATAAAAAAACTCAAGGTTTTTTGCTAAATAAAAAAGCTGTTGATATTATGTTTATAAAGGCCCTTGACATTAAATAAATAATAGTTTACTATTAAAGATACGAAAAATACAAAAGAATAGCAGGCAGGAGGCAAGGAAACAGTAATATTAATTTAAATTTAATATTCCTGTTTTTTTGCTGCTTGCCCGGTAATAATTCCGGGGAGAAGGAATGCCCTTTAACAATTTATTAAATTTTGGTGAACAAAAAAATTTTTGGCGCTAGCAGGCGCCGATTTAATCCTGTCGTCCTCGGACGACGGGGCAAGGATAACGAAATTTACCCGGGGCAACCCGGGTCTCAAATAGAAGTTAAAAGCTTCAACAGGGAAGAAAACCTGTTTAAAAACTTTCTCTTGGATAGTAAACCAAGTAAAAAACTTTAAGAGAGTTTTCAGCCAGAGGCTGATCCGCCTTTGGCGGAGATCCTGGCCTGCCCGCAAGGGCAGGTTAAAACTGGAGTACTGAAAACTTTCCTTGGATAGTAAACCAAGTAAAAAACTTTAAGAGAGTTTGATCCTGGCTCAGGATGAACGCTGGCGGCGTGTCTAAGGCATGCAAGTCGAATGCCAATGCTTCGCATTGGCGCGCGGACCCGAGCGGACTAATGCGGACTAATGCGGAAATTTTTTTCCGTATAAGTCCGTATAAGTCCGTATAAGTCCGCGTGCCGCTGTGGAGCAGCGGCATGGCAAACGGGAGAGTAACACATTGGTAATCTACCTCGAGGACGAGGATAACCCTGCGAAAGCGGGAATAATACTCGATGATAGTGAGGGGGCAAAAGCCATTCTCACTTAAAACTCCGGTGCCTCGAGAGGAACCTATGGCCTATCAGCTTGTTGGTGGGGTAATGGCCCACCAAGGCGACGACGGGTAGCGGGTGTGAGAGCATGACCCGTCTCACTGGGACTGAGACACTGCCCAGACTCCTACGGGAGGCTGCAGTCAAGAATCTTCCTCAATGGCCGAAAGGCTGAAGGAGCGACGCCGCGTGCATGAAGAAGCCCTTCGGGGTGTAAAGTGCTTTTAACTGGGACGAATCAATGACGGTACCAGTTGAATAAGGGGCTGCTAACCTCGTGCCAGCAGCAGCGGTAATACGAGGGCCCCGAGCGTTATCCGGATTTATTGGGCGTAAAGGGTCCGTAGGCGGCCCGTCGCATCTTTCGTTAAATCCATCGGCTCAACCGATGGCCTGCGAAAGAGATGAGCGGGCTAGAGACCGGAAGAGGCAAACGGAATTGCTGGTGTAGGGGTTAAATCCGTTAATATCAGCAAGAACGCCAAATGCGAAAGCAGTTTGCTAAGACGGTTCTGACGCTAAGGGACGAAAGCGTGGGTAGCGAATGGGATTAGATACCCCAGTAGTCCACGCCGTAAACGATGGATGCTAAGCCTTGAAAGTATCGACCCTTTCAGTGCTGTTAATTTAAGGTAACCCGTTAAGCATCCCGCCTGGGGAGTACGAGCGCAAGCTTAAAACTCAAAGGAATAGACGGGGACCCGCACAAGCGGTGGAGCATGTGGTTTAATTCGACGATAAGCGAGGAACCTCACCAAGGTTTGACATCAGGCTGCATTTTCTGGAAACAGAAAAGCCTTCGAGGGTGCCTGACAGATGCTGCATGGTTGTCGTCAGCTCGTGTCGTGAGATGTACCGTTAAGTCGGAAAACGAGCGCAACCCTTATCCTGTGTTTTATATGTCTCAGGAGACTGCCCGCTTTAAGTGGGAGGAAGGTGGGATGACGTCAAATCAGCATGGTTCTTACACCTTGGGCAACACACGTGCTACAATGGGAATTACAAAGGGAAGCCAAACCGTAAGGTGGAGCAAATCCCTTAAAAGTTCTCTCAGTTCGGATTGAGGTCTGCAACTCGACCTCATGAAGCCGGAATCGCTAGTAATCGTGGATCAGCTATGCCACGGTGAATACGTTCTCGGGTCTTGTACTCACCGCCCGTCAAGTCAAGGGAGTCGGCAATACCCGAAGACCCCCGCCTAAATTTTCGAACTTCGAAAATTTTGGCGGGGGGCTAAGGTAAGGCTGGTAACAAGGACTAAGTCGTAACAAGGCATCCGTAGCGGAAGCTGTGGATGGATCACCTCCTTTCTAGGGAGATATTCGGTGAAAAAAACGAATGTGTCGACCTACTTAAATTTTTATAAAATCTAGGTGGGAAATTGGCGCCTGCTAGCTTTGAAATTTTGATCATCAAATAAAAAAATACGCGAGTTGATCGCGTATTTTTTGTTGTAAAAATTTTAAAATAAATTCCCAAAAATCCCAAGAATCATTATGATCCCAGGGATCCCGCTAATTAATCCCCATTCTCTCTTTTACTCTTCTTAAAGTTTCATCCGCAATCGGCTTAACTTTCTTTGCCCCGTCTTCCATGATTTTTTTCGCTTCTTTATCACTAATTATTTTATACCTTTCCTGGAAATCTGCCAAGAACTTCTTTACCACTTCGGCCAAATCTTTTTTAAAGTCGCCGTATCCCTTGCCCCGGTATTTAGCTTCCAGTTTTTTTATTGGCTCATCAGAGAGTAAAGAATAAATAGTCAACAGATTAGAAATTGCCGGCTTGCTTTTTGGGTCATATTTAATTTCCGAACCGGAATCAGTTACGGCCTTCATAATTTTTTTAGCCGCCGCTTCCGGATTATCCGTTAAGCCAATAAAATTATATTCGCTTTCTGCGCTCTTGCTCATTTTCTTGCTCGGGTCGTCCAGGCCCATAATCCGCGCTCCTTCTTTTCTAATAACCACTTCCGGAATTTTAAACGTTTCACCGAATTGCGAATTAAACCTACGCCCTAAAGTCCGACAAAGTTCAACATGCTGGGCCTGGTCTTCTCCAACCGGCACGGCATCGGTATTATAAAGTAAAATATCCGAAGCCATTAAAACCGGGTAATCAAAAAGGCCGATCCCAACATTTTCCTGTCCTTCTCCGGCCTTATCTTTAAACTGGGTCATTTTATTTAAATCGGAAATCCGGGCTACGCAATTTAAGATCCAAGTTAATTCCGTGTGCGCGCTAATATCAGACTGCTGGAAAATAATTGATTTTTTCGGGTCAATGCCGGACGCTAAATAAATTTTAGCCACTTCTATAATTTTTTTCTTTAGCGCTTCTGGGTCCTGCTTAACCGTAATGGCGTGATAATCAACCACGCAAAAAATGCATTGATTTTTCTCCTGCATTACCACCCACTGGGCAATCGCGCCCAGATAATTGCCAAGATGCAGATTGCCGCTGGGTTGGACCCCGGAAAAGACTATAGGTTTATTAAGCATAATTATCAAATTATATAGTATTCGTATATTCGTAAATAATTCGTAATTCGTAGGAATATACTATTATTGTAATTTAATTATTGGTTTTAAGCAAGAAAAAGGTGGAGACAAGACGGCATCTCGTCTCCACCTAAAACCATTACTGCCTGCCGTTCCGTTTTTGGAACTGGCTCTTTCTAGCGCTTTTGTCGCATTTCGGACAACGCTTTACGGTTTTGCCGCCGGGCAAATAGAACGTTTGAATTCTTTCACCATGAACACTGCATTTCTTAGCCATAAATCCTTCTCCTAATTACCCATTACAAAAACCACCTGATGGTGAAGAACCAGACTCCCCGCTTGTACCACCTACAGGAGTGGTAAATCCGAAACCAACGGAATTACGCGGTTTATCTCTTCCTGTACTTGTCTCTTTCTTTTGCCCGCATACCAAACAAACGCCGTCAATGACTCTACCGCCGCAACCAGGTTTAGAACAAATTAATTCTTCAGCCATGATAGGCCTCCATGTTAAGAATGAACAATTAAATATACAATGAATGAACAATTCCTTTCCGCATTAGTCCGCATCAGTCTGTATTAGTCCGTGAAAAGAAAAAAGCTTCCCATCTCTTAAGCATAACTAAATCATGCTCAAGGGACGAAAAGCTTTTGCTTTACGCGGTACCACCCCTTTTCCCGCCAAACTTTTGCGAACAAAACTTAGGCGGGCACTTTTACTGACTCTGACCCCTCTCGACAAGCTCAGGGCGACATCAGTTAGCCCATGATTACGGAGGCAACCGGGTCTTCACTCTCGCAAAAACCACCCTTCCGCCAATTGACGGATAATTCAGGCCCAACCCCCTGCAAAAAAGCAGAGGACCTGAATAGGTTTTATTGTTTTTAAACTACTAAATACAGAATAACATAATAAAAAATTCTATCAAATAACTGGGTTTATTTATCCTATTTTGCCTCCTCTAATTGATACCACTTAACATGATAATGAATTTTCTCTTCCTGGCCGTCCGGAATTTTATTTATATTAGGAATTCTAGAATCCGGACTATTTTCTCGATACACTACCTTAAGACTATTACCGATAGTTCCTTCAACTACCAACAACATAGATTTCTCTATCCATCTACTAAATTTTTTTTCGTCTTCTTCTAAATCCTGTCTTGCTTTCTTCAGTCCATCTTCACCTAATCCCCCTCCATATTTTTTCTCAACATCAATTAAAGTTGGCCTTTGCTTTTTTTCTCTATCTTCTCGCGGAAACACTACTAATTTGTCAAGTTCTCCCATGTCTTTAAAAAAACCAAAAAACCGAACTTCTGTCTCGGGGTCTATTTTTTCAGACGCTGAAGGAATTACCTTTAAACCTCCTTCGGGATCAATCTTAGCCCTATCTACTTTACCGTCAGATATAATAAACGCGCCCTCCCTCCCGGGTATTTCAAATAAAGCCTCGGAATAATTAGGAATATCCTTTATTTTATATTTTTTGCCAACTTCCAATGGCGCGGGCATTTGGTTTGGTTGTTCTTTCATAATTTTTAACTTTCAAGTACACAATAGCATAATAAAAAAAATTTTGTCAATCACGGCTCGCTCACAATCCCCTTTAGCAGAGCCGTAGTCCCCCAACCCCGCCGCTGGCGGGGTTAACGGGAGACCATGATTGAACCAATCCTTTTAGAGAAGGCCCTGCCAGAGCGAAAAGAATAAAAATTTATCACCCGCGCACACAACGAACATAGAGGTTGTAGATTTTGCCGGTGTAGTCCACGAGGCCGTAGCCGAAACTCACGCCCCAGGCGCTGGTGGTATTGTGAACAACGGTAGTAGAAGACCAATAATAAGTGTTGCTGCCGGGGTTGGTATTAGGGAAATAAGTGGTATTGATGGCTGGCAGAGAATTCTGATAATTCACGATGCTCATTAGCTCTTTTACATTTGGCAATCTCCAATTATTATAACCACCAAAAATCAAATTTTGGCATTGGCTTAGAGCATTTTCCCAGTTAACATTATTGACGTATCCGGCGCAGTTGGTTGTTGAAGTATCCGGCTCCGTGCATTTCTTCCACATCAAACCCGTGCAGTTATCAGTTATAGTACCGTTGCCATTGTCTGTGAAAGAAGGATTGCAGGTGGAAGGACTGTTGGCAGAGGTATAATCATTATCTTCGCCATAAGTTGCGGTATAGCTTGAAGTCTGACCGGTATCAGGAAGAGTTTTAATCCCTGTATAAATCCCTGCCAGGCCAAATATGGTAACTCCGCTTTTAATATTGCCGGCGGCTAAGTCAGTATCTAAGGCGCTCTTGCTAGTTTGGTTAATAAAGCATTTTCCGCCATTGTTATCAGTACAATCGGTCAGGGTATTACTAGCCAAATCAACTAGATTATTCCAGTTAGCTTCGGTTAAGGTATCACTAGAAGCTGTAGCTCCGGTAGCCTCGGTATCGCAGTTGCTGCCGCATTTATTGTGAATTTCATTAACAAAAGTATTCCAATTACTTTGGCTAAGCTGGCCTGAATCATTAGTTTTAGCGTCATTCCAGGCTGCGTAGACATAAGTAGCGCCAATGGCTAGGAATATTCCGAAAATTAGATAAATCAGCCGGGAAGAAATAAATCCCGCACCTTTCAGCAGAGCATCAAACCTCGCCGAAAGAATTTTGCCTAAATCCTTCATCCCCGCAACAAAGCTACGAAATATTAAGGAAAGGTGCGGGATAAATTTTAATGTTTTTTTAAAAATGTTTTTCATATTTTTATTGAGATCGTAGTACCCCAATGGGAGACTGCGACTGAGTTAAATTTTTAATAAATATAACACACGCATGTTGCCCATGATTCATAATTATTTCTGTAACAACCAACACGATTATCTCCGCCACCAGTATATACTGTGAAATCGTTTCCACCAGTATTACATGTGTTGCTACAAACAGTCCCAACAGTGCATGAATAATCTGAAGTACAATCACTGGGATAGCATTTAACTCCTGTAGATGCTAAAGTACCAGCAACCCCAAAAATAGTTACTCCACTTTTTATATTTCCAACAGCCAAATCACTATCCATAGCGGAAAAAGTGGAAGTGTTCATATAGCAATAACCATTATTGCTAGCGGCCGAACAGGCATTGGCATTAACGTATTTAGCCGTATCATCAACATAACAATTAGTTTTGGTGGTCGTAGTTGAATCAGCGCATTCCGAGCCAAAAGCATAATAGCTGTTGTCAGTCGGAACAAAACATTGGTTTTCTTTAGCTTCATTACATAAATCAGTCGTCAGATAGCGGGCAGTAGTATCAACATAGCAGTTTGTTTGGGTGGTGGTAGTTGATTCTCCGCATTCCGTAGAATACCACTCTCCGGCCGTAGTCATCCGATTGGTAATATATTCCAGCCGTTCTACGATAGAGCCATCTTTATTGGTTGCCACCAAGGACGAGTCAAAATCATTATTCGCGTTGTTGGCGCCCAAAATATTCTGGGTAAAATCCTGGTCCGAATCCGTTGGCCCGGCGCTTGGTTCAACAAAAGCGGCGTAAACATAAACGGTAACAACCGCGGTTAAGGTTAAAATAACCGTAGTAATTATGCGCCAGCCAATTCTTCCTAGATAGTCATTCAGTTTGGTTTTTAAGATTTGGTTATCCATCCAAGTTTTAAATTATCAATTATCAATTTTCTAATTTTCAATCAATTACCAATTAACAAATTTTCAATTGATAATTTAATTATTGAAAATTCATTAATAATTGAGACTTGAAAATTGAAAATTTTATCTCGTCCTTATCCATTTTCGCTTTTTGCTTCTTCAACGGCTGTCCAAATAATCAATAACATATTCTAACCTCTCAATAATGCTACCGTCATTATTGACCACCACCAAAGACGAGTCAAAATCATTATTCGCGTTGTTGGCGCCCAAGATATTTTGGGTAAAATCCTGGTCAGAATCAGCCGGCCCGGCCGAGGGTTCGATAAAAGCGACGTAAACATAAACGGTAACAACCGCGGTTAAGGTTAGAATAATAACCACAATGGCCTTTTTGCCTAATTCTTTTAGATTTAAGAAATTTATTATTTTTTTAACAAAATTTTTCATATTTAGATTGCCTATAGCAAAAAATAATCAGAAAAACTACTTTGGTTATCTGAACTTATTTTATCATTATTTTAAAATAATCTCAATATTAAAAACGCGCTCCGCAAACATTGACAATTAGATTAATCTCCCCTATAATCTAAACATAAAAAATAAATAATTTTTTATTTTTGATTTCTAATTTTTAATTTTGAAAGATATGCCTTTAATTCCAACAGTTATAGAAAAAGACGGACATGTGGAACGGGCTTATGATATCTATTCCCGGCTTTTAAAAGACCGGATTATATTTTTAGGCGAGCCTATCACCGACCATGTCGCCAATATCATTATCGCCCAATTTCTGTTTTTGGACGCCGAGAATAAGGACCGGGACATAAAATTTTATATCAACTCTCCGGGCGGATCAGTCACGGCCGGTATGGCGATCTATGACACCATGCAATATGTCAAATCCGATGTCTCCACAATTTGTGTCGGCATGGCCGCTTCTATGGGCGCCACCTTGCTCGCTGCCGGAGCCAAAGGAAAAAGGTTCGCTTTGCCCAATTCGGAAATTATGATCCACCAGATTATGGGCGGAGCCGAAGGCCAAGCTGTTGACATAAAAATCAGGGCCGAACATATCCTGAAGATAAAAGACAAAATGAATAAAATCCTGGCTTTCCATACCGGGCAAAAAATCTCCGCAATTGAAAAAGACACTGACCGCGACCGCTTTATGGATGTGGAAGAAGCGAAAAAGTACGGCATCATTGATAAAATAATTACGAGGTAATTTTCATTTTCTTGTTGGGAGCTCAACTCCGGGGCCTCGGAGTTGAGCTCTTTTTAGTTTATTGCCAGATGCCGTTTTCTTGTTTCACCGCTTCAAGCATGATATAATATGATTATCGGCCAATAATGGCTGAAAAAACAAGGAGGTTAATGTGAGACCCAAAATCGGCGTAGTCTTTCTTCCTGAAGCGCAAGGCAAAGCCAACGAGAGTCTGTCGCAGAATTTCCCGAATCCGTTCAACTGATGGCTGTTCCGGTGCAACAAGGGGTAGACTTGCTAAACGCGAGTCTACCCTCTTTTTTTATTTTATTGAATAAGTTTAGGGACTTAGTCGCCACAGAGGCGACTAAGTCCCTATATTTCAGAATGTGATGATTCTTTTTCCCCATTCAATCTTGATTTTCCAAGCTCTTTACAAACCTTAAATCTTATGCTAAGATAATTTTACAAACTTAAATTAAATTAATAACGAATAGTGTTGTTAGGAAAAGGAATAATTTTTTAAAGATTTTTCCAATATCATCGGACAAACCCAATAAATTTGTGAAAATAACTAATTACTCTAGAATATTCTCTGGAACAAAAATCAAAAAATCGTTTGTCGGCCTTAATAATTTAGGGCTTATTGTATTGCGAAAAAACAATTAAATTCAACCTCCTGACAACAGAAATAAATTCTATGGAATATGCGATCTACCTTATTCTGGCTGTGGGCGGTTTTTTTATTGGCTACTGGTTAAGAAAAAGAAAAGCTTTAAGCGAAATTAACAGCGCCGAGGCTCGCGCCGAAAAAATTCTAAACGACACCAAGGTTAAACAAAAAGAGTTGCTGCTCGTTGCCCAGGATAAAGCTTTGAAAATCATTGAGGAAGCAAAAAAAGAGGAGGGACAAAGGCGAAAAGAAATAAATAACCTGCAAACCAGACTGGAAAAAAGGGAAACCGCTTTTTCCCAAAAATTATTGGAATTGCAGGAAAAGCAACAGCAGCTTTTTGACAAAGTCAACAGAGTGGAGGAAGTAAAGGAAAAAATAAAACAAATCAAAGAGGAGCAGATGGTAAAACTGGAAAAAATCGCCAAGATGACAAAAGACGAGGCCAAAGAAGTTTTGTTAAAAAATGTCGAAGAAAAAGTAAAAGAGGATCTGCTTGTCCGCATTAATAAGTTGGAAAAAGAAGCTACGGAGACTATAGATGAAAAAGCCAAAGACCTGATGACCGGG
Encoded here:
- the trpS gene encoding tryptophan--tRNA ligase, with protein sequence MLNKPIVFSGVQPSGNLHLGNYLGAIAQWVVMQEKNQCIFCVVDYHAITVKQDPEALKKKIIEVAKIYLASGIDPKKSIIFQQSDISAHTELTWILNCVARISDLNKMTQFKDKAGEGQENVGIGLFDYPVLMASDILLYNTDAVPVGEDQAQHVELCRTLGRRFNSQFGETFKIPEVVIRKEGARIMGLDDPSKKMSKSAESEYNFIGLTDNPEAAAKKIMKAVTDSGSEIKYDPKSKPAISNLLTIYSLLSDEPIKKLEAKYRGKGYGDFKKDLAEVVKKFLADFQERYKIISDKEAKKIMEDGAKKVKPIADETLRRVKERMGIN
- the clpP gene encoding ATP-dependent Clp endopeptidase proteolytic subunit ClpP translates to MPLIPTVIEKDGHVERAYDIYSRLLKDRIIFLGEPITDHVANIIIAQFLFLDAENKDRDIKFYINSPGGSVTAGMAIYDTMQYVKSDVSTICVGMAASMGATLLAAGAKGKRFALPNSEIMIHQIMGGAEGQAVDIKIRAEHILKIKDKMNKILAFHTGQKISAIEKDTDRDRFMDVEEAKKYGIIDKIITR
- a CDS encoding DUF1566 domain-containing protein gives rise to the protein MKNIFKKTLKFIPHLSLIFRSFVAGMKDLGKILSARFDALLKGAGFISSRLIYLIFGIFLAIGATYVYAAWNDAKTNDSGQLSQSNWNTFVNEIHNKCGSNCDTEATGATASSDTLTEANWNNLVDLASNTLTDCTDNNGGKCFINQTSKSALDTDLAAGNIKSGVTIFGLAGIYTGIKTLPDTGQTSSYTATYGEDNDYTSANSPSTCNPSFTDNGNGTITDNCTGLMWKKCTEPDTSTTNCAGYVNNVNWENALSQCQNLIFGGYNNWRLPNVKELMSIVNYQNSLPAINTTYFPNTNPGSNTYYWSSTTVVHNTTSAWGVSFGYGLVDYTGKIYNLYVRCVRG